A single window of Hyla sarda isolate aHylSar1 chromosome 2, aHylSar1.hap1, whole genome shotgun sequence DNA harbors:
- the RPL11 gene encoding 60S ribosomal protein L11: MAEKSEKENPMRELRIRKLCLNICVGESGDRLTRAAKVLEQLTGQTPVFSKARYTVRSFGIRRNEKIAVHCTVRGAKAEEILEKGLKVREYELRKNNFSDTGNFGFGIQEHIDLGIKYDPSIGIYGLDFYVVLGRPGFSIADKKRKAGTIGAKHRIGKEEAMRWFQQKYDGIILPGK; the protein is encoded by the exons ATGGCG GAAAAATCAGAAAAGGAAAATCCTATGCGTGAGCTGAGGATCCGCAAACTATGCCTCAATATCTGTGTTGGTGAGAGTGGTGACAGGCTGACTCGAGCAGCTAAGGTGCTGGAACAGCTCACCGGGCAGACCCCCGTCTTTTCTAAAG CTCGCTACACCGTGAGGTCTTTTGGAATCAGGAGAAATGAAAAGATTGCAGTTCACTGTACAGTCCGGGGAGCTAAAGCAGAAGAAATTCTTGAGAAGGGTCTTAAG GTCAGAGAATATGAACTGAGGAAGAACAACTTCTCTGACACAGGAAACTTTGGCTTTGGTATCCAGGAGCACATTGATCTGGGAATTAAATACGACCCAAGCATTGGAATTTATGGGCTGGATTTCTATGTG GTTCTTGGGCGTCCTGGGTTCAGTATTGCTGACAAAAAGCGCAAAGCTGGCACTATCGGTGCAAAGCACAGAATTGGTAAAGAAGAAGCCATGCGCTGGTTCCAGCAGAAG TATGATGGAATCATCCTCCCTGGAAAATGA